The DNA region cactccagtgttcttgcctggaaaatcccatggacagaggagctcggccagctgcagtccatggggtggcaaagagttggacacgacttagtaactaaacaacacaGCAACAACATTATAGGAAAAGTTGGCAACCTCTATCCTAAAGGCTTGACTGGGATTGGAGGAGCTTCTCCAAAGAGGGCTCACACACGTGGCTGTTGGCGGGAGTTTCAGTCTCTTGTCACATGAACACTTACCTAGGACTGTTCAAGAAGTCACTGACTCCTCCGAGAGCAGTGATGGAAAAGCGTGGCAGCAATAGAGCAAGCCGAGACAGAAGCTGCAGTGTCTCATAACCCAGCTGGTACTGCTACTCCTGCCATATTCTCTTAGTCCTGCATAGCAACACTGGTGCAGTTTGCGAGGTGTTCACACAGGGTGTGAGCATCATCGGAGGCCACTTTGGAAGCTGACTACCACAGCGGATCTCTGACTTTTGATTGGAAAGTTTATTTTGTTCACACTTGATGTCATGACTGATACGGCTAGCTTTATGACTGCCGTTTTGTTGTCTGTTTTCACTCTCTGTGACTCCTTCACTACCTTCTCCGGTGTTAAACAACTTTTAGTATACTATTTAAATTcctctgttggttttttttttaaactgtatattTTGAAAGCTGGCTTTTAAATGGTCACTCTAGGGATGACAACATTTACACTGTAAATTATCACAGTCAACTTTAGGTTAACACATATCGAATTTCAATAAAACATAGCAGCCTTGTTCCAACATATCTCCATTTCCCACCTTATTTTGTGCTACTCTCGTTACATCACATCCATATATGTTATACATTCTACAGCATAGTGTTATAATTTCCACTTTTACAaccacatttttaaaggaaaaaaacaaagaaaaaagaaaaacattgattttttaGAATGTTTATCcacacatttataatttttaggaGTCCTCACTTCTTTCTTCCTGTGGATTTgatgtcattttctttcaaagtGAGGACTTTCTTTAGCATTTCCAACAGGGTAGATCAGCTCACAATGAATTCTTGATTTTTGTCTGCCTGAGAATgtctttcttttgccttcagttttgttctttaaatatttatttagctattttattatttttggctgtgttgggtcttagctgtgacatgtgggatattCCTGTGGCCTGCAGGACCCTTAGTTGCAGCCTGCTGGcatctctctagttgtggcaaatgggttACAGAGTGCTCTGTAGTGTGGcccgtgggcttagctgccctggggcatgtgggaacttagttccccaaccagggatcaaactctcaacctctgcattggcaggaggattcttaaccactgcaccaccagtgaagtcccttgccttcagttttaaaatgtagttttgtTGAATATAGAATTAttgacagttttcttttctttagcacTCTGAATAAATCATTCAACTGCATTCTGGCCTCCATTTTTTCTGTGAACAATTAGTTGTTTCTGTAAACACATGCTGTTCCCCTGTATGTGTTGAGCTGTTTTTCACTTGCAGCTTTCAAAATTATCTTTgtcatttttccttcttccagCAGTTTGCCTATGTTGGGTCTAGGTATGGATCTCTTTGTATATATCCTACTTGCAGTACATTGAGCTTCTTGGATCTAGAAGCTAATGTCTTCCATAAAATTGGGCAAGTTtgcagccattatttcttcagacGTTTTGTAGCAGTGATACAAAATCAGACATGACCTCCCCAGCTCTTTGGGGGCCCCTCTCCCTAAGCCCCTCTAGGCTCATGTCTGATGTGTATCTCCATAGCCATTCCTGGGTAGTAACTGTTCAGTGAGACAAGAGAGAGTCCAGAAGGAGGAGCCTCAGACTGGAAGTTGCCCAGGtcatccctcctcccttcctgacCCCTCATAGCATCCATCCAGGGTCTGAGGGCCCCAGAACATCTTTTATCAGAGTTTGACAAATCCATAGAATCATCTGGAGAACTAAATGAACATATTGATGCCTGGGACCTGCTACTGATATACCAGGCTGGAACATATGGAATGATTAATATGTAAGCACTTTTAAACCTAcaaaaatggtatttttatatagtttaatCTAATCATGGTCTGGGTTGGAATCagatatcaatatttttaaaaagctccccaGGAGATTGCAATGTACAACTGTTTGAGAACTAGACTAGGTGAATGAATGAGACAATAAACTGAATGAGCAACTGAGTGGGCACCGATATGTGAATAGCCAAGTGTGTGAAAGAATAAGAGGGAATAAATGGATGCAtgaaagtataaataaatgaattactaAATCAACACAAAAGTGACGGTAAAGGGATGTCTGAATAAATGGCAGATGGTTAATGGGCATATGACGAGATAAATGGGTGCATAAAGAGTGGGAATGGATCATGAAGAGATGAATGGATGACTGGatagagaaaaatggagaaatgaaTGGATGACTGGATGGAGAAGTGAATGGACaaatggatggacggatggatgtGCTGTAAGGCAGAGAACTGCATGGACAAATGAGGAGTgaagagatggatggatgaatgaaattTGGATGTAAGGATGGCTGAATGGATAGACATATGGactaataaatgagtaaatagatgcttgaatagatggatgggtgaAAGATTGGATGATAGCTGAATGGATAAATGGAGAGGAAGATCGactaatgagtgaatgaatgattggATATTTAGGTGTATGGATGAACACATGCTTGCATGACTGTTTAGAAATATTGCTGGATGATGAGAGAGATAGGTggagagatgaatggatgggtggatgaatgaggGGTTGGATGAAAAGATGACTGAACAGATGGATAAACGGATTAGCGAGTGGCTAGATATTTGGATGTTGAATAGGTATATGGACTTTTGGTTAGATGGATATAGGGGTGGATGGGACAACAGGTTATGTTGCCCTAATGGTCCAGGATCAAGCAACGAGAATGAAGACAGAACACGAAATCTGGTGCaatgggtcaggggacctgcagcCTTTACTGGACTGAGGTACAGAGTCCACTCTGAGTCCAGCTTTTAGTTCTAATTGCAGACTACAAGACTTTCTCAGATCTTGTCTTTCTCAAGACACATGTTGTGTTAATCACGTACTTCTAAATGTCATGGACTACACTGACATAGTCCAGATCTCCTTGTGTTTATCCCAGGCTATTCCCTTCTGAGCTAGTCTCGGGAACAATTAGCAAGTGTGTAGGCAGTGTTCATTTCTGGTGCCAACCCGGTGTTCCAAGGTCCATGCTTTCATGATCCCAGTCATAGTCCTTTCTGAGTCTGGCCTTGGGGTTTGTAACAaggtgattatttttaagaaaaacatgaaagataatcattaacataatttcttaataaatgctgtttttccaggttctatttctgtgaaatttcTCAAGGCTGTAAAAGTACATTATTAGGAATTCCCACTATAAGACTGCACAGTGGTTGAGCATGTAGGCTTGGGAGCCAGACCACCTTGATctgaatcctggttctgccatttGTGGACTCTGTGACCTTAGGCAGtgaacttcatttttctttgctgtttcctCACCATTTACACATGGAAGATAGTAATAGTTCCTACCTACTGGCATTGTGAGGAGTGAATGGGTTGATACACTCAAAGGCCTAGATTTATTATGATGAGAAGATGGATGACCAGATGACTGGATGGCTGAATGGACAGGCCATGACTGAATCAAAAAGAAAGAGACAATGAGGGAAGTGAATGGAGTCACATACACTCATGAGACACCCTCAGACATTTTATTGGGGGCTTAGAAAGGGTCCTACAGGATCTTCCCCTGTGTTCCCAAGTGTTATGGCCCCAGGAATAGATCAGATCTGGACGTAGGACAAGGTGACATCACCGTGGATCTCCACCAAGTCCACCCTCTGGAAGGCTGAGAGGCGATGGGAGAAGTCGAAGAGGTGCTGGCCATTGGCATACACCTTGAAGCGATCTGCGCCACAACGAATGGACAGCTGCAGGGAGAAGGGCAGGCATGAGGCCAGGGCCAGGACAGATGCTTCGGAGGGGAGCAGGGAAACAGACCCCAGACTCACATCAAAGAACTGTCCAGGACCAAACGGGTTGTAGGGGACCTTCCTCTCCTCAGATCCCCAGGAGCCATTCAGAAAGCTGTTCCGGACCACCGCGCCCTCGGTCATGCGGGGGTTAATGTGCAGAGCCACGTCCCCCGAGGATCCCACCTTGAAGTTGATGACAAAGCtagaggcagagaggaaggcaggagtGAGATGGGGGTATGGGAGGGGGGTTGGGGGAGCACCTTGCTCCCCAAGGAAGGAGGGAACTGGGGCCTGGACTCCCAGGTCTCCAATGGAGGAGGGGGTTGAGGGCTCAGACTCCTAGGTCTGAGCGATGAGGGGGCAGAGATTTCGCACCTCAATCTAGATTCTGTACCTCTTGGCTGTGGGGGGTATGTAGCCCTTGATAATGATGGTTCTTCGAGCTATGAGCCCCCCTTGCAGTCTCCCATTAAATGGCACAGGCTGTGGAAAGAAAACATGACACCCCAACATCTCTCAGGTCCCCAGAAGCCAGAGGCAAGGATGAATTTTCAGAGAGGAGCGTTCACTTACCCTGGGAAATGCTCCAAACCTCCAACCCCCACCAACTCCAACCACCAATTctaccctctccccacccacctctgGTCCCAAATGTGCTCTGCCTATTCTATTTCCAAACTTCTCAGGGCTCCCTATGGTTCAGGACCTCCCACTCCTGTTTTCCCACAAACTGCCCACCACAGAACCCTAAACTCCCGCCGGAGACCTTACCGGGTTGAAGGCTGGGGGTCCCTCCATGGTCTGTGAAGTGAGGAAGAGGAGATACTATTCTGTAATATTCGACAAAAATTAGGGCACACCTATGGCATACAGGGGccatccctgatggctcagaggtaaagaatccacctgccaatgcaggagatgtgggttcagtccctgagttgggaagttcacccggagaaggaaatggcaacccactctggtattcttgcctggagaattccatggacagaggagcctggcgggctacagtccatggggtcacaaacagtcagacacgactgagcgattaaacaacTGCTACTAGATGCAGGCATATCTCTAGGTGCTGGATTAATACAACTGGGGATCCAATCTGACCACCCCCAACTCTTACCACCCAACACCCAAATGGCCATACACCGTCCCACTTACAGGCAGTCTACTTTGTTGTTGATAGTACTGTCCGGGACTCTACATGGAGAGAAGGAAGACATGAATGGTGAGAGGCTGGGGGCCCCCAGTGCCTCCTCAGCCACTGAACCCCCACCTCGAGGGGAAGTCCATCACCCACCAGCAGGTACTTACTGAGTACGCCTGAGCAGGCATGGGCATCTGTGGGcacagaggagaaggaggcaatgAGGGGGACCCCAAACTAGGGCCTGGAAGGTGTCAAGGATGCCTGCCCCAGGGCAGCCCACCACCACCGTCCAAGGGAACTCTGGGTGTACACAGATGGCTCACTCATGGCGAGGAGCTCGTCAAGTTTAGGGATCTTCAGtgcacctcaccccacccctttaGGACAAGGCTGATAAATCCTATTCTTGCACCTGCCCCGTCCTGGCTTCCTGCTGTCCCAGGACCCTCATccactcctctcctccctcctcaatCCAGGAGCCCCTCGATAAAGCGAGCACCCTCAGAACACCTCCCAAGCCCACACAATGCTCACTTCATCGCCAACCACGATTTGCCCCTCACTCTACGTGACCACCCTGGGGCAACCAGGGGTGCTTTTACCAGCCAAGTTCCTGCTCTCCCCTGTCTGTCTCAGGCTTTTGCGGTCTGTGTGGGACTCTGGCTCTCCCTGTCTCTGATTCTCTCTcactcaccctcaccttctcatCTGAGGCTCCTTGTGCCCGGAAAACCTTTTCCCCCATCTAGACAATTTTTCTTTaccctttctctctgtttctaaCGAACTCCTTTCTGCCGTGACTTCCGTGTTAAGCCAGCTATTGTGAAggtccttttaaaaataacttcttttttttttttttctcctgcttgtATTGTGCAtttggtgggatcttagttctccgaccagggattgaacccaagtgctCAGCAGTGAAAGAACAGAGTCataatccctggaccaccagggaattcccatattgttatttatttttaagatacacTGATGAGGGAATTCCCTAATTTTTGGCAGTGAggccgaaaataaataaataataaaatacattgatGAAGCACAAGAGTAAAATGAGGTTACCATAGGCCCGAGGTTACCTTAAGGATGAAGACATTCCTCACTGGGGAGGCAGAGGAGCGAGTGGTTTGATCTGTGTCTCTGCTGATTATAAGctccatgaccttgggcaagttacttaagcgctccatgcctcagtttccacatctgtagaatggggctGCTGACTGTCAGAGAGTACTTTcccctgggaggggctgggggactCACAGGTTGAGAAGGGGAGAGCCCTCAGCTGAAGGACAAGCCAGGGGTGTGGAGTCTGAGCTGCTTCAAGCTGTGCTTCTCTGGCGGTTCTAGTGCCTGTGTTTTGGTGGCCGATCATTCACTGTGGACGAGTGGGTTTCATGGTCACTGGGTCTGTGCTTTCCTACTCAGCTCACACACCTATTTCTCCTCCAGAAAGTCCTTCCTTAAGACcctgcagggaattccctgatggtccagaggttgggactctgcactttcactacCAAGGGCCAaggttcaatctttggtcagggaacaagGATCTTGTAAGCCAAGTGGCACAGCCAaacaataagtaaaaataaataaaacaaaatgatggTGGAGAAAATGGTGCAAATaccttagaaaaagaaataaagactctCCAAACCTCCTGTATACCCCCCCACCTGTGGCCACCACCATCTGGTAACACAGACCTCTTCCTAGTAGATTGTCTTGGTTGCCTCTGGGTCCATGGAATCACCCAGCCGTGGGTCTGGCACAGAGAAAGTGCCCAGGAAATAAGTAAACGAGGGCATTGATTAAGGAAGGAAACAAGCAGACAGGAGAGACACCACACACCTGGTGTGAGGGGGGCTGGCCTCCAATGAAGTTAATTGATTGAAGCGTCAAGTCGCCATCCACATGCAGGTGGGTGACCATCTGCAGTGGGATCCGGTGCTTAAACTCATGGAAAGGAGTCCCATTCACCACCACCTGGAGGGCAGGGGTAAGGTCAGAGTAGGCACCCATGACCTTGGGAAGGTAGAAACAGGAAGCAGGCAATAGGGAGCTTTTTGACATGGGGTCAAAAGTTTTGAGGGTGAGCTGACACAGTCTCAAAGTCAGGAATCTTAAGTCCACTGGTCAAAGGTCAAACTGAGGTCAAAAGTCAGCTCACAGATTGGTGGGTGGATAAGCATGGAGAATTCAGACTGAGGATGGAGATTGGGAGAGAATTGAATCAGAGTCCTAGTTTTGGCACCAAATGATTGGGTTTGAGATCTAGCCCTAACGTgtcttggctgtgtgacctcaggtaagTCACtagcttctctgagcctttgtttttcccatctgtaaaatgagatctCGCCCTGGGATTGTTGGGAAAGCATGTCAAAGGCCCTGTGGAAAATCTCGTGCAGAGACTTGCACGGTTAACACATCTCGGAGTACTTGGAGCCATCAAGGTTCTATTTATAGAGCTAAGCTCCCCAGGACGGAGAGCTTCCTACATGCCAAACACTTGAATCGCTGACATCAATACGGTGACTGGCCCGACAGCTTCTGGAGGCAGGACCAGGCACTGTCTCTGTTGTTCAGGAAAGCAGAGGCTCCAGGTGGTAGGGAGACCAGTTCAAAGTCACACGCTGGGGAATGGCAAAGCTCAGACTTGAACTGGTGTGTGTCTGAACTCAAGCAGTGATGTTAACCTCTGGTGATGAGGTTAGAAATCTGGTGCCTATAAGAGGGCAGATAAGGTCCAGGTAGGTTTCCCCCTGAGGAGACTCCCCTCCCAGGCCAGGCAGGGACAGATGTTCACCAGCTCCACCACATGTCATTTGTGGGGAGCCAGAGGCAGGGGATGGAGAGAACTCAGAGGTAGATGCAGGGAGTACTAGACAGCCATCAAAAGGGCCAGACGAAGCGAGACAGAGCAACATGGGgagcctctgtctctctctctcacacacacacacacacacacaaccagtgAGGAAAGTAGAGGGGAATACATAGCATGGgtacacacacacttaaaaaaacaaagtcgCAGAAACAGATCAGATCACAGAATCAGGATAAAGGCCACCGTGGGGCTGAGGGGACCAGGAGGGTTCTGTTTCTCCACCTAGGAGCTGGTTACACGTGTGTTCTCTTTGTGAACAACCAGTCAGCTGTCTACGCAGTTTTCTGTACCTGGGCCacacttcaataaatatttttaaaaattcccataATAGTAATCAATCACAATATGTGGGCCTTTTTTGGATGCTGATTCAAATGAAATGTAGACAACATCAAACATTACGGCATTCATGAGATGACGGGATCACTGGGTGTGTGATGATTCTAAGGAAGAACTGAACATTTTTTTAGGTCTGATAGTGGCAGCCTGCCTgcgttttaaaaaacaaaaatattatgaaTGAAATTATATGATATCTAGGATTTGCTGTTAAATAataggggaggggaggtggcagGTAGAGATGGGAGCAGACAGACCTGGAGTTGACAGCTATCAGCCCTGGCCCAGGAGAGGAGGGTTTCCCAGAACTTGGTgcttccttttgtgtgtgtttgggcttccctagaggctcagaaggtgaaaagtctgcctgcaatgtgggaaacctgggttcgacgcctgggtcaggaagatcccctgagaagaagggcaacccactccagtattcttgcctggagaatttcagggacagaggagcctggcaggctgcagtccatggggtggcaaagagttggatacgactgaagcgattaACACAAATCTGAATCTCGAAAGAACACAGAGGGGCAAGATGATAAACACGAAACATGTCAGAAGGCTCTCCAAGGTGGAGGAATGGgaataagaaaaagagatgagagaatttttatttaaaaaaattttaatgaaaaaaaattaaaagaaaaagaattgtttaataggcaggaaaggaggaaaagaaaagagaaagggaggagggagggagaagggagagagggaaaaagaagaaagaaacggAGAGTGGAGGGAGTAGTGGAAGAAAGGCAGGCAGGCAcacaagaaggaaggaagaaagggagggagggaggagcggggaggggaggccccgcccccagggagggagggaggggcaggtgggTGGGAGGCCCCGCCCCCCAAGGCTCTGACCTTGAAGTGCTCTGTCATGACCATGAACACCAGCTCGAAAGGCGCGCCCTTGCGGAAGGGCATGCTCATTTTCCTCTCCTCGTTGCCCCACGAGCCGTTCTGCTTCGAGTTCAAGACCACCTTATCCCAGCCATCAAAGCGGGGATTGAAGTGGAAGGCGACGTCTGCCCCTTGGCTCTGCCCCACCTCGAAGTTCACGAAGAACCTGGCGGGACACGGCCGCACTTCAAGGGGCAGTTTCCCACTGCTACCCCTTCGCTCACTCCCTGTCCTTATGAGAAACCCTTCCCCCACCCAGTTTCAAATAGGACCGCCCCTGGGACTCCCGCGTTTGCCCCAGCAAACTTGAATCTATAAGTTCAAGTCTCCCTATACCCTTCCCTAGTTCCTGAAGCCCATTCCCCACGTGCAGCCAGAGggactcttcagttcagtccagtcgctcagtcctgtctttgactctttgtgactccatggactgctgcatgccaggcttccctgtccatcaccaactcctggagcttgctcaaactcatgtccatcgagtcagtgatgccatccaaccatctcattctctgtcgtccgaAAGGCCCAAATCCGAGCACTTGCCACAGCTCCCTTCACATGAGCATCCCACAAATTACTGCAAGGGGGCAGGCACAcacctgcctcaggacctttgcattggctgttctctctgcctggaatgctcttccctccGATACACCCGACTGCCTCCCTCATCTCCTTCAGGTCTTTGCTGAAAAGTTCCCTTCCCTGGCCATCTTATTTAATGGGACAATGCCACATCCTCTCCCCCACATCTGTTTcccatctctcttctctccttatTTGTCTCCGTAGCATTTATCACCATTTGCcaaattgtatatttaaatttattttttatccatcTCCTCTACTAGGATGTCAGCTCCATGGATCTTTGTCCTGTTGACTGCTCTGTTCCCAGCGCCTaggcacagagtgggtgctcagtGGATgcataaaaaatggacaaagaaacaACGATCCTATTTtaaagccataaaaaaaaatctaaggacTTCTCTGATagcccagtggttgggactctgcctgccagtgaaggggacacaggttcaacccctgggaagattccacatgtgccagggcaactaagctcatgagcagcaactactgagtccatgcatCACAAGTATTGAAGCCCgaactctagagcctgtgcttcacatcAAGCTAAGCCACCACgataagaagcctgcacactgccactagagagtagtccctactcgctgcaactagagaagagcctgcgtgcagcaatgaagacccagcgcagccaaaagtaaataataaaataacattttttaaaaagctaagttATTGTAGCACTGACTATACTACTTTACACGTTTTACACATTGAATCCTCaaaatccattttacagatgagaaagtaaaGCACACAGAGCTTTCCCAGTCACGCAGTTGGTAAGTGACATCCGGGATGTGAACTCAGGTGGACCCGTTCTGAGCCCGTGATCTTAATTCATGCTGTCATACCCATCAATTCCAATCCAGTGTCCCAAGTTTGGGGCCACCTGTCGTGGTGAGTCTCCCTGAcacctcccagcccccagggtcCCCCTCCTGATCTGATCACCACGCCCTGGACTCTCCAGACCAGGGCTGGTCTTTGGCCATCTGAGGCAGTGACATAGAGTCCTCTTCTCAGCCAGGGTGGAGGAAGGGAAATAGGCCTGCTGCATTTGGGCAGGAAGCCCCCTGTTTGTAgtcatcccctcccctccccccttcctcctTCGCTCGCCTGGCACAGGGGAGGGTCTTACCTCTTCATGTGCTCGCTAGCCACTCCTTGGATGTAAATGGACATTCCAACTCTGAGACCTCCTGGGATGGGGTTGTGGTAGGGCAGCGTCTGCAGATGGGGTTGGATGAGGGGCCTCAAAGGTCATCTGCCTATTGCAGCCCTTACCATTTATTCAGAAGCCCCTCCAGCCCCACTCCATTAAGCAAGAGAGGAAACCAAAGCGGGAGGGATTGGTGAGATGAAGAGTTGAGTTAGAGATGGAAGCAAATAGCCTGAGAGTCAGAGTGGGAGTAAATGAGGCTCCAGGGTCAGTGTTGGGTAAATCAGAACTGAGGGTCACAGATGGGTGCCTCTGAGGCTCAGGATGAGGATAAATTGGTGTGTGGAGGTCCCGGGTAGAGTTAAGCCCGGGGTTAGGGTATCTCACCGGATTGTAAGTGGGCTGGTAGCCTGGTGCAGGGATAAAGGCCATCTTGAGTGGCTGGGCTGGTGACTTCTCCTGTGAGAAAAGCTGCAGAAGTTGTGAATGGTGGCAGCTAGCAGGTGGTGGGTGGCTCTTATACCTGAGGATAAGGGTGTGGTTGGCAGGGCAGGGTCCGTGGGGCCCCTCTTCTGCGCATCCCAGGCTCCCTTCTCTTACCAGCTTCACTAGTGACCAACCAGCATCCAGATCATTGGGGCCACACCTGGCGCGACTCAGCTCAGAGCCCCTCTAGGCTGCTTTGCAAAGAGGAAGTGCTGGTGAACTTTGGCCCTTATCAGAGTCCATAAAACCTGACtggacctttgttagcagagGGAGGGTGAGGCCAGGAGGGTTGGGCAGGGAAAGGCTAAAAGGAGTGGCCCAGAACAGATGGgcaatgaaaaaagtgaaagcagagaggaactaatTGGGTACTCTTGGTACTCTCAGGAGCTGTGAAAAGACCTAAATTTATTGCTTGCCCACTGCATGGCTCTACTATGTACATTGTATTGTATATGTAGTGCTTTAGATCACTGACTTCCAGGGCCAGAAGCTCTGGGTTGAATTCCTTCCTCTGACATTTCTTGGCTGTTTGATCTTGGGTCAGTGCCTTCACTTCAATTTGCCCATTTGTTAAATAGGAGACTATTAATAGTATCAACCTTATAGGGTCTTTGAATcactaaattaataaatattcagaataggATGTGGCATATACAAGACACCAAATTAATGCTAAAAACTAAAAAGACAGAGGGAAAATAATACTTTGCTCTCATTCCAAACATAAAtccaggaggtttttttttttaaattaattttttttggtgGTGCCACCAGGCTTGTGTGATCTTAGctgccccaccagggattgaaccctgggccactgcagtgaaagcgcCTAGTCCTAATTCCCCAGGAGGTTGGGATTACCTATGGAAAACTTGAAGTTTAAAGAAGTGAGGCAGTTGGCCCAAGAGTGGGTAGCAGTGGACTCCTGGCCACACTCCAGCACTGGATCACACTATGTTCTGCGGTGAGTGGGTACCAGGCAGGGTAGACTCTGCCCTTAAGCATGAAGCAGGCAGGGGATGGAGAGAACTGTAGCCTTGTCAACCTAAAGGGAGTCACGTGACTTTCTACCAGGCCTGTCCTGCCCACCAACACTCTGAATGGTCATCACCTGCACAGCTCCCATTCCCATTGGTCAAATCTCTATTCCCAACATTCACCACAACTGTGGTCCTTAGAGCC from Cervus elaphus chromosome 4, mCerEla1.1, whole genome shotgun sequence includes:
- the LGALS4 gene encoding galectin-4, which codes for MAFIPAPGYQPTYNPTLPYHNPIPGGLRVGMSIYIQGVASEHMKRFFVNFEVGQSQGADVAFHFNPRFDGWDKVVLNSKQNGSWGNEERKMSMPFRKGAPFELVFMVMTEHFKVVVNGTPFHEFKHRIPLQMVTHLHVDGDLTLQSINFIGGQPPSHQMPMPAQAYSSPGQYYQQQSRLPTMEGPPAFNPPVPFNGRLQGGLIARRTIIIKGYIPPTAKSFVINFKVGSSGDVALHINPRMTEGAVVRNSFLNGSWGSEERKVPYNPFGPGQFFDLSIRCGADRFKVYANGQHLFDFSHRLSAFQRVDLVEIHGDVTLSYVQI